From Mucilaginibacter rubeus, a single genomic window includes:
- a CDS encoding RluA family pseudouridine synthase — MAHEPELIEQEEQDLYEHLRIVVDKGQSLLRIDKFLMHRVENASRNRIQNAIELGNVLVNDKTIKSSYKVKPLDVISVVLPHPPRDTEVYPENIPIKIIYEDDDVLVVDKEAGMVVHPGYNNYTGTLVNALVYHFQQLPTLPGNDGRPGLVHRIDKDTSGLLLISKNERAMTWLAKQFFEHTITRKYLALVWGDLPEDGTVTGYIGRSVADRRVMSIYEDPEKGKWSVTHYKVLERMGYVTLIECQLETGRTHQIRAHMRHIGHPLFSDATYGGDKILKGTMFSKYKQFVENCFELMPRQALHAQTLGFLHPTLKKRVHFESPLPADFEAVLAKWRKYSDTDTKQ, encoded by the coding sequence ATGGCACACGAACCCGAACTTATTGAGCAGGAAGAACAGGACTTGTATGAACACTTACGTATAGTGGTTGACAAGGGCCAGTCGCTTTTGCGGATTGATAAATTTTTGATGCACCGCGTAGAGAACGCTTCGCGCAACCGCATTCAAAATGCTATTGAACTGGGTAACGTGCTGGTGAACGATAAAACCATCAAATCAAGCTATAAAGTAAAACCGCTTGATGTAATCTCCGTAGTGCTGCCGCATCCGCCGCGTGATACCGAAGTTTATCCCGAAAACATCCCCATCAAAATCATTTATGAAGATGATGATGTACTGGTTGTTGACAAGGAAGCAGGTATGGTGGTGCACCCCGGCTATAACAACTATACCGGAACATTGGTGAACGCGCTGGTGTATCACTTTCAGCAATTGCCAACCCTGCCGGGTAATGATGGCCGCCCGGGATTGGTACACCGCATTGATAAAGATACCTCGGGCTTGCTGCTCATCAGCAAAAATGAGCGTGCCATGACCTGGCTCGCTAAACAGTTTTTTGAGCATACCATCACCCGTAAATACCTCGCATTAGTCTGGGGTGATTTGCCTGAAGATGGCACCGTAACCGGCTACATTGGCCGCAGCGTAGCCGACAGGCGGGTAATGTCGATATATGAGGATCCTGAAAAAGGCAAATGGTCGGTAACGCATTATAAGGTATTGGAGCGCATGGGTTATGTTACGTTGATCGAATGCCAGCTGGAAACCGGTCGCACACACCAGATCAGGGCGCATATGAGGCACATTGGTCATCCTTTGTTCAGCGACGCCACTTATGGCGGCGATAAAATTTTAAAGGGGACCATGTTCAGTAAGTACAAGCAGTTTGTTGAAAACTGTTTTGAGCTAATGCCACGGCAGGCACTACATGCGCAAACGCTCGGCTTTTTACATCCCACGTTAAAAAAGCGGGTACATTTTGAGTCGCCCTTACCGGCCGATTTTGAAGCAGTACTTGCAAAATGGCGAAAATACAGTGATACAGATACGAAGCAATAG
- a CDS encoding 1-aminocyclopropane-1-carboxylate deaminase/D-cysteine desulfhydrase translates to MNIDLEIFSPVQQINSPLFDARGVKVFIKRDDLIHPMISGNKWRKLKYLLKQAQAEAKTHLVTFGGAYSNHLMATAAAAAKFGFKSTGIVRGEEVDNDTLFLCRLHGMELLFTDRDSYRDKPALFNQHFGHDEQAFFIDEGGASAEGAKGCSELVDELPESYDHIFCACGTGTTAAGILNGLNRHQLKTKFNAVPVFKNGGFIKDEIDRFLTQQTDYDLHVGYHFGGYGKANGELISFIKEFVPATGILIEPVYTGKMMFALYDLITKGYFKSGSRILAIHSGGIWGLLGMKEKFK, encoded by the coding sequence ATGAACATTGATCTTGAAATTTTTAGCCCGGTGCAGCAAATCAACAGCCCTTTGTTTGATGCTCGGGGTGTAAAAGTTTTTATCAAGCGCGATGATCTGATCCATCCCATGATATCAGGAAATAAATGGCGTAAGCTTAAATACCTACTTAAACAGGCGCAGGCTGAAGCGAAAACGCACCTTGTAACCTTTGGAGGTGCTTACTCAAACCACCTGATGGCTACAGCCGCTGCAGCCGCGAAGTTTGGCTTTAAATCAACAGGCATTGTAAGGGGGGAGGAAGTTGATAACGATACTTTGTTTTTGTGCCGCCTGCATGGCATGGAACTACTGTTTACAGATCGGGATAGCTATCGTGATAAACCCGCCTTGTTCAATCAACATTTTGGCCACGATGAGCAAGCTTTTTTTATTGACGAAGGTGGTGCATCTGCCGAGGGAGCTAAAGGTTGCAGCGAACTGGTTGACGAGCTGCCGGAAAGTTATGATCATATTTTTTGCGCTTGTGGCACAGGAACCACCGCGGCAGGCATCCTTAACGGATTAAACCGGCATCAGCTTAAAACAAAATTCAACGCGGTACCTGTGTTTAAGAACGGCGGATTTATTAAAGATGAGATCGACCGCTTTTTAACGCAACAAACGGACTACGACCTTCATGTCGGTTACCATTTTGGAGGTTATGGTAAAGCCAATGGTGAGCTCATCAGCTTTATTAAAGAATTTGTACCTGCTACAGGCATATTGATTGAGCCTGTATATACGGGTAAAATGATGTTTGCCTTATATGATCTGATTACTAAAGGGTATTTCAAATCGGGCAGCCGAATCCTGGCTATTCATAGCGGTGGCATTTGGGGATTACTGGGGATGAAGGAAAAGTTTAAATAA
- a CDS encoding PAS domain S-box protein translates to MGEEPLHAPKAAFNNIAAWDLLEDLPVAVYTCDKHGCVTSFNKAAVKLWGKTPEANKDKWYINWQIFNIDGTPLNLEETPTARVLKYGKAVKQQEILIKRPNGSISYILSNPKPLFDESGQLTGVVNTLIDITEQKNAEAKQGMLASIIESSEDAIVSKNLDGIITSWNNAAQRLFGYTDEEIIGKHITTLIPEDRYDEEELIISKIRANERIEHFETIRKTKSGEEVQISLTISPIMNKANKVIGASKIIRDIGKQKKAEDRLQQYAERLEILNSIGQVISAELDIQSILQKVTDSTTQLCGAQFGAFFHNLVNEQGESYMLFTLSGAPREAFEKFGMPRNTAVFHPTFSGEGTVRVDDITKDPRYGKNAPHFGKPAGHLPVVSYLAVPVRGKSGEVIGGLFFGHEQPARFTKEHEQLVLAVAAQASVALDNAKLYEDIKQLNEKKDEFIGLASHELKTPVTSLKGYLQIIARNLPADDRNKLLANRALEQVGRLTTLISDLLDVTKIQTGKLPFTYADYDIIKSITDLREILQQTESSHQIILNLPLERLIIHADSQRIEQVIINLVTNAVKYSPKGDKVIITGAVINNKLRISVQDFGIGIQPDQLERVFSRFYRVENLASHMSGLGIGLYICQEIVNRHQGRLWVESTYGEGSTFYFELPLNTPTN, encoded by the coding sequence ATGGGAGAAGAACCATTACATGCTCCAAAAGCAGCATTTAATAATATTGCAGCCTGGGATTTGCTTGAAGACCTGCCCGTAGCCGTTTATACCTGCGATAAGCATGGCTGTGTAACTTCGTTTAATAAAGCTGCTGTAAAGCTTTGGGGTAAAACGCCGGAAGCTAATAAAGACAAATGGTATATAAACTGGCAGATATTTAATATTGATGGCACACCGCTGAATCTTGAAGAAACTCCTACAGCCAGAGTGTTAAAATACGGCAAAGCCGTAAAACAGCAGGAAATACTTATCAAACGTCCCAACGGCAGTATTAGTTATATATTATCAAATCCTAAACCCCTTTTTGATGAAAGCGGCCAGCTTACAGGCGTGGTCAATACGTTAATAGATATTACTGAACAAAAAAATGCCGAGGCTAAACAAGGCATGCTGGCTTCCATCATTGAATCATCCGAAGATGCCATTGTAAGCAAAAACCTTGATGGCATAATTACAAGCTGGAACAATGCCGCGCAACGCTTATTTGGCTATACTGATGAGGAAATCATTGGCAAGCACATCACAACGCTGATTCCGGAAGACCGTTATGATGAGGAAGAACTGATCATCAGTAAAATACGGGCCAACGAGCGGATAGAACATTTTGAAACCATTCGCAAAACAAAAAGCGGCGAAGAAGTTCAAATTTCGCTTACCATATCTCCTATAATGAACAAGGCCAATAAGGTAATAGGGGCTTCAAAAATAATACGTGATATAGGCAAACAAAAAAAAGCTGAAGACAGGCTGCAGCAGTACGCCGAACGCCTGGAGATATTAAATTCGATAGGACAGGTTATCTCGGCAGAGCTTGATATTCAAAGCATTTTGCAAAAAGTTACCGATTCCACTACTCAGTTGTGCGGGGCGCAGTTTGGTGCTTTTTTTCACAACCTGGTTAATGAGCAGGGCGAATCATATATGCTATTTACGCTTTCGGGCGCACCGCGGGAGGCCTTTGAGAAATTTGGGATGCCCCGCAACACAGCAGTGTTTCATCCAACCTTCAGCGGTGAGGGAACAGTACGGGTGGATGACATTACCAAAGATCCCCGCTACGGAAAAAATGCACCTCATTTCGGTAAGCCGGCAGGGCATTTGCCCGTAGTAAGTTACCTTGCTGTCCCAGTAAGGGGTAAATCGGGCGAGGTTATTGGCGGATTATTTTTCGGCCATGAGCAACCAGCCAGGTTTACCAAGGAGCATGAGCAGCTTGTATTGGCCGTAGCTGCCCAGGCTTCCGTGGCGCTGGACAATGCTAAACTATACGAGGATATCAAACAACTCAACGAAAAAAAGGATGAGTTTATAGGTTTGGCAAGCCACGAGTTAAAAACGCCGGTTACCAGCCTGAAAGGGTATTTGCAAATCATTGCCCGCAATTTACCTGCTGATGATAGAAACAAGTTACTGGCAAACCGCGCGCTCGAACAGGTAGGCAGATTAACTACGTTGATATCAGATTTGCTTGATGTTACCAAAATCCAAACCGGTAAACTACCTTTTACCTATGCGGATTATGATATCATAAAATCAATTACCGATTTACGCGAGATCCTGCAACAGACAGAATCATCGCACCAGATCATTTTAAACCTTCCCCTTGAACGGTTAATTATTCATGCTGATAGTCAGCGTATCGAACAAGTGATCATTAACCTTGTAACCAATGCAGTTAAGTATTCGCCCAAGGGGGATAAAGTAATCATTACAGGTGCTGTTATCAATAATAAATTAAGGATCTCGGTACAGGATTTTGGTATCGGCATTCAGCCAGATCAGTTAGAACGCGTGTTCTCGCGCTTTTACCGGGTTGAGAACCTTGCTTCGCATATGTCGGGATTAGGGATAGGCTTATACATTTGCCAGGAAATTGTTAACCGACATCAAGGCAGGCTTTGGGTTGAAAGTACCTACGGCGAAGGGTCTACCTTCTATTTCGAGCTACCGTTAAATACACCGACTAATTAG